A window from Synechococcus sp. RSCCF101 encodes these proteins:
- a CDS encoding methionine gamma-lyase family protein codes for MAAAGGTGADWRAWEAWASERVQAAGEAMAGAAAARTEAVRPRLARVLAALAAARVGPHHFASVSGYGHGDQGREVIDRVFADVLGAERAAVRLQFVSGTHAIAAALFGVLRPGDRMLALTGRPYDTLEEVIGLRGSGQGSLAEFGVTYAEVPLAPDGRPDEGAIETALAEEPRLVLLQRSCGYSWRPCLSMEEIERLCERVHRRWPGCVCFVDNCYGEFVEEREPTAAGADLIAGSLIKNPGGTLAPTGGYLAGRADLVEQACCRLTAPGIGAAGGTGFEAHRWVLQGLFLAPQMVAEALIGADLVAALFQGLGYPVQPLPGAWRGDLIQAVRFGSPEPLRLVCRAFQACSPIEAYLDPVPAAMPGYASDLVMAGGTFVDGSTSEFSADAPLREPYVLFSQGGTHRAHHQLALIRALAALRAAELV; via the coding sequence ATGGCGGCAGCAGGGGGAACGGGGGCGGACTGGCGGGCCTGGGAGGCCTGGGCCAGCGAGCGGGTCCAGGCGGCCGGTGAGGCGATGGCCGGGGCCGCGGCGGCCCGCACCGAGGCGGTGCGCCCCCGTCTGGCCCGCGTGCTGGCGGCCCTGGCGGCGGCGCGTGTGGGGCCGCACCATTTCGCCTCCGTGAGCGGTTACGGCCACGGCGATCAGGGCCGTGAGGTGATCGACCGGGTCTTCGCCGATGTGCTCGGAGCGGAGCGGGCGGCTGTGCGGCTTCAGTTCGTCAGCGGCACCCATGCGATCGCCGCCGCACTGTTCGGGGTGCTGCGCCCCGGCGATCGCATGCTGGCGCTCACCGGCCGGCCCTACGACACCCTCGAGGAGGTGATCGGTCTGCGGGGCAGCGGCCAGGGCTCGCTGGCGGAGTTCGGCGTGACCTACGCCGAGGTACCCCTCGCCCCGGACGGCCGGCCCGACGAGGGCGCGATCGAGACGGCGCTGGCCGAGGAGCCCCGCCTGGTGCTGCTGCAGCGCAGCTGCGGCTACAGCTGGCGCCCCTGCCTGTCGATGGAGGAGATCGAACGCCTGTGCGAGCGGGTGCACCGGCGCTGGCCCGGCTGCGTCTGCTTTGTCGACAACTGCTACGGCGAGTTCGTGGAGGAGCGGGAGCCCACCGCCGCCGGTGCGGACCTGATCGCCGGCTCCCTGATCAAGAACCCCGGCGGCACCCTGGCTCCCACCGGCGGCTACCTGGCCGGCCGGGCCGATCTGGTGGAGCAGGCCTGCTGCCGCCTGACGGCGCCCGGCATCGGCGCCGCCGGCGGCACGGGCTTCGAGGCCCACCGCTGGGTGTTGCAGGGGCTGTTCCTGGCGCCGCAGATGGTGGCCGAGGCCCTCATCGGCGCCGATCTGGTGGCGGCTCTGTTTCAGGGCCTCGGCTACCCGGTGCAGCCGCTGCCCGGCGCCTGGCGCGGTGATCTGATCCAGGCCGTGCGCTTCGGCAGCCCCGAACCGCTGCGGCTGGTCTGCCGCGCCTTCCAGGCCTGCTCGCCGATCGAGGCCTATCTGGATCCCGTGCCGGCCGCTATGCCCGGCTATGCCAGCGATCTGGTGATGGCCGGCGGCACCTTCGTGGATGGCAGCACCAGCGAGTTCTCCGCTGACGCGCCGCTGCGGGAGCCCTACGTGCTGTTCAGCCAGGGGGGGACCCACCGGGCCCACCACCAGCTGGCGCTGATCCGGGCCCTCGCCGCCCTGCGGGCGGCTGAGCTGGTCTGA
- the gcvH gene encoding glycine cleavage system protein GcvH — MAFDAPADFRFADSHEYVRPDPELARVGLSAYAVEQLGDIVFVELPEVGERLSRGSSFGSVESVKAVEDLFAPVSGVIERRNDAVLASPEELQNDPHGEGWLLQIRLEDPAELEGLMDLAGYAARVDGL; from the coding sequence ATGGCGTTTGACGCTCCCGCCGATTTCCGTTTCGCCGACAGCCATGAATACGTGCGGCCCGATCCGGAGCTGGCCCGCGTGGGGCTGAGCGCCTACGCCGTGGAGCAGCTGGGCGACATCGTCTTCGTGGAGCTGCCCGAGGTGGGAGAGCGCCTCAGCCGCGGCAGCAGCTTCGGCTCGGTGGAATCGGTGAAGGCGGTGGAGGACCTGTTCGCGCCGGTCTCCGGCGTGATCGAGCGCCGCAACGATGCGGTTCTGGCCAGCCCCGAGGAGCTCCAGAACGACCCCCATGGCGAGGGCTGGCTGCTGCAGATCCGGCTGGAAGATCCCGCCGAACTGGAGGGTCTGATGGATCTGGCCGGCTACGCGGCTCGCGTGGACGGCCTCTGA
- the rplI gene encoding 50S ribosomal protein L9, whose protein sequence is MAKRVQVVLSEDLLNLGKKGDLVEVAPGYARNHLLPTGKALAVTPSVMRQVEHRRAKEAERQEALRQAAVDFRTALTTIGRFTVKKQTGGDDVLFGTVTNGDVADAITAATKKEVDRRHILVPEIHRTGSYKIQVKLHPEVTAEINLEVVSH, encoded by the coding sequence ATGGCCAAGCGTGTCCAGGTCGTCCTCAGCGAGGACTTGCTCAACCTCGGCAAGAAGGGTGATCTGGTGGAGGTGGCCCCGGGCTATGCCCGCAACCACCTGCTGCCCACCGGCAAGGCCCTGGCCGTGACCCCCTCGGTGATGCGCCAGGTGGAGCACCGCCGCGCCAAGGAGGCCGAGCGCCAGGAAGCGCTGCGCCAGGCCGCCGTGGACTTCCGCACGGCCCTCACCACGATCGGACGCTTCACCGTCAAGAAGCAGACCGGTGGCGATGACGTGCTCTTCGGCACGGTGACCAACGGTGATGTGGCCGACGCGATCACCGCGGCCACCAAGAAGGAGGTGGACCGCCGCCACATCCTGGTGCCCGAGATCCACCGGACCGGCTCCTACAAGATCCAGGTGAAGCTGCACCCCGAGGTCACCGCCGAGATCAACCTCGAGGTGGTGAGCCACTGA
- a CDS encoding S-(hydroxymethyl)glutathione dehydrogenase/class III alcohol dehydrogenase, with amino-acid sequence MIRSRAAVAWEAGRPLEVTEVDVAPPGPGEALVKLVATGVCHTDAYTLSGADPEGLFPAILGHEGGGVVQEVGEGVSSVRPGDHVIPLYTPECGRCKFCRSGKTNLCQAIRATQGKGLMPDGSSRFSRDGRRIHHYMGTSTFSEYTVVPEIALARIAAGAPLEKVCLLGCGVTTGIGAVRNTARVEPGSSVAVFGLGGIGLAVIIGAVMAGAERILAIDINPSKFEVARQLGATDCLNPRDEESPIQERIIALTDGGVDYSFECIGNVEVMRAALESCHKGWGESTIIGVAGAGQEISTRPFQLVTGRVWRGTAFGGVKGRSQLPEYVDWAMQGRIPLDVFITHTMGLEDINTAFDLMHEGKSIRSVIHF; translated from the coding sequence ATGATTCGCTCACGCGCCGCCGTGGCCTGGGAAGCGGGCCGCCCCCTGGAGGTCACGGAGGTGGACGTGGCGCCGCCGGGACCAGGGGAAGCGCTGGTGAAGCTGGTGGCCACCGGGGTCTGCCACACGGATGCCTACACGCTGTCGGGGGCCGACCCGGAGGGACTGTTTCCCGCGATCCTCGGCCACGAGGGCGGCGGTGTGGTGCAGGAGGTGGGCGAGGGGGTGAGCAGCGTGCGCCCCGGCGACCACGTGATCCCGCTGTACACACCGGAGTGCGGACGCTGCAAGTTCTGCCGCTCCGGCAAGACCAACCTCTGCCAGGCGATCCGCGCCACCCAGGGCAAGGGGCTGATGCCCGACGGCAGCAGCCGCTTCTCCAGGGACGGACGCCGCATCCACCACTACATGGGCACCTCCACCTTCTCGGAGTACACCGTGGTGCCGGAGATCGCCCTGGCGCGCATCGCTGCCGGTGCACCGTTGGAGAAGGTCTGCCTGCTGGGCTGCGGTGTGACCACCGGCATCGGTGCGGTGCGCAACACCGCCCGGGTGGAGCCAGGCAGCAGTGTGGCTGTATTCGGTCTGGGAGGCATCGGCCTGGCCGTGATCATCGGGGCGGTGATGGCCGGAGCGGAGCGGATCCTCGCCATCGACATCAACCCGTCCAAATTCGAGGTGGCGCGCCAGCTGGGGGCGACCGACTGCCTCAACCCCAGGGACGAGGAGAGCCCGATCCAGGAGCGGATCATCGCCCTCACCGACGGCGGCGTGGACTACTCCTTCGAGTGCATCGGCAACGTGGAGGTGATGCGCGCGGCCCTCGAGTCGTGCCACAAGGGCTGGGGGGAGTCGACGATCATCGGCGTCGCGGGAGCCGGCCAGGAGATCAGCACCCGGCCCTTCCAGCTGGTGACCGGCCGTGTCTGGCGCGGCACCGCCTTCGGCGGGGTCAAGGGGCGCTCGCAGCTGCCCGAGTATGTGGACTGGGCCATGCAGGGCCGCATTCCACTCGATGTGTTCATCACCCACACCATGGGGCTGGAGGACATCAACACCGCTTTCGATCTGATGCACGAGGGCAAGAGCATCCGCTCGGTGATCCATTTCTGA
- a CDS encoding fatty acid desaturase → MTATLSAPVAASAAHRRAQALHIPRRGEPMPSAERGVRWGTVAFMVVIHALGLFALLPRFWSLPAVLSLLILYWATACLGVTIGYHRLLSHRAFRVPHWLERVFATFGAISCQHGPIDWVGLHRHHHKFSDTDADHHNSHRGFWWSHMGWMFQEIPAMAAVPRLTGDLAKDPYYRWLNVHFLWLQLPLALLLYGIGTVTGAGGWALVLWGIPLRLMVVYHITWLVNSATHCWGQAPHSSGDASRNNPWVAALTFGEGWHNNHHAYPHSARHGLEPGQIDLTWQHIRLMRRLGLATRIRLPGGWADAPGTAG, encoded by the coding sequence ATGACGGCAACCCTCTCGGCACCAGTGGCCGCCAGTGCCGCCCACCGCCGAGCCCAGGCCCTGCACATCCCCCGCCGCGGCGAGCCGATGCCCTCCGCCGAGCGGGGGGTGCGCTGGGGCACGGTGGCCTTCATGGTCGTGATCCACGCCCTCGGGCTCTTCGCCCTGCTGCCGCGCTTCTGGAGCCTGCCGGCCGTGCTCAGCCTGCTGATCCTCTACTGGGCCACCGCCTGCCTGGGGGTCACGATCGGCTATCACCGCCTGCTCTCCCACCGCGCCTTCCGGGTGCCCCACTGGCTCGAGCGGGTGTTCGCCACCTTCGGGGCCATCAGCTGCCAGCACGGCCCGATTGACTGGGTGGGCCTGCACCGCCACCACCACAAGTTCTCCGACACCGACGCCGACCACCACAACAGCCACCGCGGCTTCTGGTGGAGCCACATGGGCTGGATGTTCCAGGAGATCCCGGCCATGGCGGCCGTGCCGCGGCTCACGGGCGACCTGGCCAAAGACCCCTACTACCGCTGGCTCAACGTTCACTTCCTCTGGCTGCAGCTGCCCCTCGCCCTGCTCCTCTACGGCATCGGCACGGTGACGGGCGCCGGCGGCTGGGCCCTGGTGCTCTGGGGCATCCCGCTTCGCCTGATGGTCGTATATCACATCACCTGGCTGGTGAACTCGGCCACCCACTGCTGGGGCCAGGCGCCCCACAGCAGCGGTGACGCCTCCCGCAACAACCCATGGGTCGCCGCCCTGACCTTCGGCGAGGGCTGGCACAACAACCACCACGCCTACCCCCACTCCGCACGGCACGGCCTGGAACCCGGCCAGATTGATCTGACCTGGCAGCACATCCGGCTGATGCGCCGGCTCGGCCTGGCGACCCGCATCCGCCTGCCCGGCGGCTGGGCGGATGCCCCCGGCACGGCCGGGTAA
- the gcvP gene encoding aminomethyl-transferring glycine dehydrogenase, with translation MAEGIRAGGDAFVGRHIGPTAADQDRMLRAIGFEDWSSFLAAAVPESILLEADAATAGLPEGCDEGEALADLRRIAALNTPRRSLIGLGYHGTITPAAIQRHVLENPCWYTSYTPYQAEIAQGRLEALLNFQTLISELTGLPIANASLLDEGTAAAEAMALSLSACTRREARCFLVDDQVLPQTLEVLRTRAEPLGVAVRTASVAALAGSVDLSDVFGLLLQLPGRDGGLPDPRPLIDRLHGAGALVTVAIDPLAQVLLQPVGELGADIAIGSTQRFGVPMGFGGPHAAFFATGEAHKRRIPGRLVGRSRDRAGQPALRLALQTREQHIRRDRATSNICTAQVLLAVMAGFYAVHHGPEGLTAITRRILTLREQLRRGLEGLGLTPGSGPGFDTVCLQSGRAPELLAAASAAGFNLRVLPLGAPPQQATGLALSLDECSDAGELKGLLAAFASALPAAPAEVSAGIEVAAAPEQELWAGLPLRQGPWLRQPVFHDHRNESTFVRYVHRLAARDFSLVQGMIPLGSCTMKLNAAAELAPVSWPEFSQLHPFAPAEQSRGYARLIEDLERWLAALTGFAAVSLQPNAGSQGEYAGLLVIRAWHRQRGEGHRRICLIPTSAHGTNPASAVMAGMQVVPVACDDEGNVDLEDLERKASQHAGELAAAMVTYPSTHGVFEPGIRRLCELVHRHGGQVYLDGANLNAQVGLAHPGAYGADVCHLNLHKTFCIPHGGGGPGVGPIAVAAHLAPFLPGHGLRPGCGGEEAIGAVSAAPWGSAGILPISWMYIRMMGGAGLRQASAVALLSANYLATRLDRHYPVLFRGPSGLVAHECILDLRGLRRTAGLEVDDLAKRLMDYGFHAPTVSWPVAGTVMVEPTESEPIEELDRFCEAMAAIRAEAAAIESGEADPERNPLRQAPHTLAAVTADTWEEPYSREQAAYPMAGLREAKFWPAVARIDNAYGDRHLICTCPSLEELAEPVPALAR, from the coding sequence ATGGCAGAGGGCATCCGGGCTGGTGGTGACGCGTTCGTGGGGCGCCACATCGGCCCCACGGCGGCGGATCAGGACCGGATGCTCCGGGCCATCGGCTTCGAGGACTGGAGCAGCTTCCTCGCCGCCGCCGTGCCCGAATCGATTCTGCTGGAGGCCGATGCGGCGACCGCCGGTCTGCCCGAGGGCTGCGACGAGGGCGAGGCCCTGGCGGATCTGCGCCGCATCGCCGCGCTCAACACGCCGCGCCGCAGCCTGATCGGCCTCGGTTACCACGGCACGATCACGCCGGCCGCCATCCAGCGCCATGTGCTCGAGAACCCCTGCTGGTACACGAGCTACACCCCCTATCAGGCCGAGATCGCCCAGGGACGCCTCGAGGCCCTGCTCAACTTCCAGACCCTGATCAGCGAGCTCACGGGCCTGCCGATCGCCAACGCCTCCCTGCTGGATGAAGGCACCGCCGCCGCCGAGGCGATGGCCCTGAGCCTCTCGGCCTGCACCCGGCGCGAGGCCCGCTGCTTCCTGGTGGACGACCAGGTGCTGCCCCAGACTCTGGAGGTGCTGCGCACCCGGGCCGAGCCTCTGGGCGTGGCGGTGCGCACCGCGTCGGTGGCTGCGCTGGCGGGCAGCGTCGACCTCAGCGATGTCTTCGGCCTGCTGCTGCAGCTGCCCGGTCGCGATGGGGGTCTGCCCGATCCCCGCCCGCTGATCGACCGTCTGCACGGGGCCGGCGCCCTGGTGACCGTGGCCATCGATCCGCTGGCCCAGGTGCTGCTGCAGCCGGTGGGGGAGCTGGGGGCCGACATCGCCATCGGCAGCACCCAGCGCTTCGGGGTGCCGATGGGCTTCGGCGGGCCCCATGCCGCCTTCTTCGCCACCGGCGAGGCCCACAAGCGCCGCATTCCCGGGCGCCTTGTGGGGCGCTCCCGCGACCGGGCCGGTCAGCCCGCCCTGCGGCTGGCCCTGCAGACGCGGGAGCAGCACATCCGCCGCGACCGGGCCACCAGCAACATCTGCACCGCCCAGGTGCTGCTGGCCGTGATGGCGGGCTTCTACGCCGTGCATCACGGCCCCGAGGGCCTCACCGCCATCACCCGCCGGATCCTGACGCTGCGGGAACAGCTGCGCCGCGGGCTGGAGGGGCTGGGCCTGACCCCCGGGAGCGGGCCCGGCTTCGACACCGTCTGCCTGCAGAGCGGCCGGGCGCCCGAGCTGCTGGCGGCCGCGAGTGCGGCGGGCTTCAACCTCAGGGTGCTGCCGCTGGGCGCTCCTCCGCAGCAGGCCACTGGCCTGGCGCTGAGCCTGGATGAGTGCAGCGATGCCGGCGAACTGAAGGGGCTGCTGGCAGCCTTCGCCTCAGCCCTCCCGGCCGCGCCTGCCGAGGTCTCCGCAGGGATCGAGGTGGCCGCGGCGCCCGAGCAGGAGCTCTGGGCCGGGCTGCCCCTGCGGCAGGGGCCCTGGCTGCGTCAGCCGGTGTTCCATGACCACCGCAACGAGAGCACCTTCGTGCGCTATGTGCACCGCCTGGCCGCGCGCGACTTCTCCCTGGTTCAGGGGATGATCCCGCTGGGCAGCTGCACGATGAAGCTCAATGCCGCTGCCGAGCTGGCACCGGTGAGCTGGCCGGAGTTCTCCCAGCTGCACCCCTTCGCACCGGCTGAGCAGAGCCGGGGCTACGCGCGCCTGATCGAGGACCTCGAGCGCTGGCTGGCCGCCCTGACCGGCTTCGCCGCCGTGTCGCTGCAGCCCAATGCCGGATCGCAGGGCGAGTACGCCGGTCTGCTGGTGATCCGCGCCTGGCACCGGCAGCGGGGCGAGGGCCATCGCCGCATCTGCCTGATCCCCACCAGCGCCCACGGCACCAACCCGGCCAGCGCCGTGATGGCGGGCATGCAGGTGGTTCCCGTGGCCTGTGACGACGAAGGCAACGTGGACCTGGAGGATCTGGAGCGCAAGGCCAGCCAGCACGCCGGCGAGCTGGCGGCCGCCATGGTCACCTACCCCTCCACCCACGGCGTGTTCGAACCGGGCATCCGCCGCCTGTGCGAGCTGGTGCACCGGCACGGCGGTCAGGTCTATCTGGACGGGGCCAACCTCAACGCCCAGGTGGGCCTGGCCCATCCCGGGGCCTACGGCGCCGATGTGTGCCACCTCAACCTGCACAAGACCTTCTGCATCCCCCACGGCGGTGGCGGCCCCGGCGTCGGGCCGATCGCCGTGGCCGCGCACCTGGCTCCGTTCCTGCCCGGCCATGGCCTGCGGCCGGGCTGCGGCGGCGAGGAGGCCATCGGTGCGGTGTCGGCGGCTCCCTGGGGCAGCGCCGGCATCCTGCCGATCAGCTGGATGTACATCCGCATGATGGGAGGTGCGGGTCTGCGCCAGGCCAGCGCGGTGGCGCTGCTGTCGGCCAATTACCTGGCCACACGGCTGGATCGCCATTACCCGGTGCTGTTCCGGGGACCCTCCGGCCTGGTGGCCCACGAGTGCATCCTCGATCTGCGGGGGCTGCGCCGCACGGCCGGTCTCGAGGTGGATGATCTGGCCAAGCGTCTGATGGACTACGGCTTCCACGCGCCGACCGTGAGCTGGCCGGTCGCGGGCACCGTGATGGTGGAGCCCACCGAGAGCGAGCCCATCGAGGAGCTCGATCGCTTCTGCGAGGCCATGGCCGCGATCCGTGCCGAGGCCGCCGCCATCGAGAGCGGCGAGGCGGATCCCGAGCGCAACCCCCTGCGCCAGGCCCCCCACACCCTCGCGGCCGTGACGGCCGACACCTGGGAGGAGCCCTACTCGCGCGAGCAGGCCGCCTACCCGATGGCGGGGCTGCGGGAGGCGAAGTTCTGGCCCGCCGTGGCCCGCATCGACAACGCCTACGGCGACCGGCATCTGATCTGCACCTGCCCCTCGCTGGAGGAGCTGGCGGAGCCCGTTCCGGCCCTGGCGCGCTGA
- the dnaB gene encoding replicative DNA helicase, whose product MLSASTPGPEGPTPPPARGPRPAPQREERLFEALPESMPPQNLEAEEAVLGGILLDPEAIARVADQLRPEAFYLTAHREIYRTALMLHSQGKPTDLTAMTAWLADTGHLEKVGGSGRLVELVERTISTASIEQVARLVMDKFLRRQLIRSGNAVIRLGFDQARPMEEVLDEAEQQIFAISQEKPTSGLTPTAEILTSTFNEIESRSLGTAVAGIPVNFYDLDAMTQGLQRSDLIIVAGRPAMGKTSIVLNIARNVAQHHQLPVCVFSLEMSKEQLTYRLLSMEVGIESGRLRTGRLQQEEWPLLGQGINTLGQLPLFLDDKPNVGVLEMRSLCRRLMAEQGRELGLVVIDYLQLMEGSNSDNRVQELSRITRGLKGMARELNVPVMALSQLSRGVESRTNKRPMLSDLRESGSIEQDADLVLMIYRDEYYNPETADRGITEVIVTKHRNGPVGTVKLLFEPQFTRFRNLAM is encoded by the coding sequence ATGCTGAGCGCCTCCACACCAGGGCCCGAGGGGCCCACACCTCCTCCCGCGCGGGGTCCGAGACCGGCGCCGCAGCGGGAGGAGCGCCTGTTCGAGGCGTTGCCCGAGTCGATGCCGCCGCAGAACCTGGAGGCCGAGGAGGCTGTTCTGGGGGGCATCCTGCTGGATCCCGAAGCCATCGCCCGTGTGGCCGACCAGCTGCGGCCGGAGGCCTTCTATCTCACGGCGCACCGCGAGATCTACCGCACCGCCCTGATGCTGCACAGCCAGGGCAAGCCCACCGATCTCACCGCCATGACCGCCTGGCTGGCGGACACGGGCCATCTGGAGAAGGTGGGCGGGAGCGGCCGCCTTGTGGAGCTGGTGGAGCGCACCATCTCCACCGCCTCGATCGAGCAGGTGGCCCGGCTGGTGATGGACAAGTTCCTGCGCCGCCAGCTGATCCGGTCGGGCAACGCCGTGATCCGGCTGGGCTTCGATCAGGCCCGACCGATGGAGGAGGTGCTCGATGAGGCCGAGCAGCAGATCTTCGCCATCAGTCAGGAGAAGCCGACCAGCGGCCTCACGCCCACGGCCGAGATCCTCACCAGCACCTTCAACGAGATCGAGAGCCGCTCCCTCGGCACGGCGGTGGCCGGCATCCCGGTCAACTTCTACGACCTCGATGCCATGACCCAGGGGCTGCAGCGCAGCGACCTGATCATCGTGGCCGGGCGCCCCGCCATGGGGAAGACCTCGATCGTGCTGAACATCGCCCGCAACGTGGCCCAGCACCATCAGCTGCCGGTCTGCGTCTTCAGCCTGGAGATGAGCAAGGAACAGCTCACCTACCGGCTGCTGTCGATGGAGGTGGGGATCGAGAGCGGGCGGCTGCGCACGGGCCGACTGCAGCAGGAGGAATGGCCCCTGCTGGGCCAGGGCATCAACACCCTCGGGCAGCTACCTCTCTTTCTCGACGACAAGCCCAATGTGGGTGTGCTCGAGATGCGCTCCCTCTGCCGCCGACTGATGGCCGAGCAGGGCCGCGAGCTGGGGCTGGTGGTGATCGACTACCTGCAGCTGATGGAGGGCTCCAACTCCGACAACCGGGTGCAGGAGCTCTCCCGCATCACCCGCGGCCTCAAGGGCATGGCCCGGGAGCTGAACGTGCCGGTGATGGCCCTCTCCCAGCTCAGCCGGGGCGTGGAATCGCGCACCAACAAACGGCCCATGCTCAGCGATCTGCGCGAATCGGGTTCGATCGAGCAGGACGCCGATCTGGTGCTGATGATCTACCGCGACGAGTACTACAACCCCGAAACGGCCGATCGGGGCATCACCGAGGTGATCGTGACCAAGCACCGCAACGGCCCGGTGGGAACGGTGAAGCTGCTGTTCGAACCCCAGTTCACCCGCTTCCGCAACCTGGCGATGTGA
- the fghA gene encoding S-formylglutathione hydrolase, protein MQLLEENRCFGGLHRRYRIESRELSGSTVVAVFLPPSALDGQRVPALYWLSGLTCTDQNVMQKSGVQRLAARLGLAVVAPDTSPRGEGVPTDPDGGWDLGQGAGFYVDASAPPWNRHYRMHSYVTEELPELLERELPLLPLRGISGHSMGGHGALICALRHPGRYASVSAFAPIAHPGACPWGRKALGAYLGADPAAWRGWDACTLLQDGQRATGPDGGLLPLLVDQGLADGFLEEQLRPADLEAAAAAAGQPLELRRQPGYDHSYFFIASFIDDHLHHHARALLNQPLP, encoded by the coding sequence CTGCAGCTGCTGGAGGAGAACCGCTGCTTCGGCGGCCTGCACCGCCGCTACAGGATTGAGAGCCGCGAGCTGAGCGGCAGCACGGTGGTGGCGGTGTTTCTGCCCCCCTCGGCGCTCGACGGCCAGCGGGTTCCAGCCCTGTACTGGCTCTCCGGCCTCACCTGCACCGATCAGAACGTGATGCAGAAGTCCGGCGTGCAGCGTCTGGCCGCCCGGCTGGGACTGGCGGTGGTGGCACCGGACACCAGCCCACGCGGCGAGGGGGTGCCCACGGATCCTGACGGCGGCTGGGATCTGGGCCAGGGAGCGGGCTTCTATGTGGATGCCAGCGCCCCGCCCTGGAACCGCCATTACCGCATGCACAGCTACGTGACAGAGGAGCTGCCGGAGCTGCTGGAGCGGGAGCTGCCACTGCTGCCGCTGCGGGGAATCAGCGGGCACTCGATGGGGGGACACGGGGCGCTCATCTGCGCCCTCCGCCATCCCGGTCGCTACGCCTCGGTCTCCGCCTTCGCCCCGATCGCCCACCCGGGTGCCTGCCCCTGGGGGCGCAAGGCCCTGGGCGCTTACTTGGGAGCGGATCCGGCGGCCTGGCGTGGCTGGGATGCCTGCACGCTCCTTCAGGACGGCCAGCGGGCGACGGGGCCGGATGGCGGCCTGCTGCCGCTGCTGGTGGACCAGGGCCTGGCCGACGGCTTCCTGGAGGAGCAGCTGCGGCCCGCGGATCTGGAGGCCGCCGCGGCCGCAGCCGGCCAGCCCCTGGAGCTCCGCCGGCAGCCCGGCTACGACCACAGCTACTTCTTCATCGCCAGCTTCATCGACGACCATCTCCACCATCACGCCCGGGCGCTGCTGAACCAGCCACTGCCCTGA
- a CDS encoding fatty acid desaturase, translating to MPTAAATLPSPSRPQAPRPAELRRGLLEPRPPLPPRQRRFKAGTTGFMLALHVGAVAALLPRFWSLPAVLTLAVLYWVTVLGVTLGLHRLVAHRSFSAPRWLERLLVLMGTLACQSGPIEWVGLHRHHHLHSDQVNDHHDARRGLWWSHSAWMLHEIPALREVSRFTGDLRRDPFYRWLDRWFLLLQIPLGLTLYALGERLAVPGGGLALVLWGIPLRLVLVYHVTWLVNSATHAFGYRNFDSPDLSRNCWWVALLSFGEGWHNNHHAHPSSARHGLRWFELDITWAHIRVLRALGLARRLRLAPMPGSGR from the coding sequence TTGCCCACTGCCGCCGCCACGCTCCCCTCCCCGTCGCGCCCGCAGGCGCCACGTCCAGCGGAGCTGCGCCGCGGTCTGCTGGAGCCCCGTCCACCACTGCCGCCACGGCAGCGACGGTTCAAGGCGGGCACCACCGGATTCATGCTGGCGCTGCACGTGGGAGCGGTGGCGGCCCTGCTGCCCCGCTTCTGGAGCCTGCCGGCCGTTCTCACCCTCGCTGTTCTCTACTGGGTCACGGTGCTGGGGGTGACCCTGGGGCTGCACCGCCTGGTGGCCCACCGCAGCTTCAGTGCCCCCCGCTGGCTGGAACGGCTGCTGGTGCTGATGGGCACCCTGGCCTGCCAGAGCGGTCCGATCGAGTGGGTGGGCCTGCATCGCCATCACCACCTTCACTCCGATCAGGTCAACGACCACCACGACGCCCGCCGCGGCCTCTGGTGGAGCCACAGCGCCTGGATGCTGCACGAGATCCCGGCCCTCCGGGAGGTGAGCCGCTTCACCGGCGACCTGCGGCGCGATCCCTTCTATCGCTGGCTCGACCGCTGGTTCCTGCTGCTCCAGATCCCCCTGGGTCTGACCCTGTACGCCCTGGGCGAGCGCCTGGCCGTGCCCGGCGGCGGCCTGGCCCTGGTGCTGTGGGGCATCCCGCTGCGGCTGGTGCTCGTGTATCACGTCACCTGGCTTGTGAACTCGGCCACCCACGCCTTCGGTTACCGCAACTTCGATTCGCCCGATCTCTCGCGCAACTGCTGGTGGGTGGCCCTGCTGAGCTTCGGTGAGGGCTGGCACAACAACCACCATGCCCACCCCTCCAGCGCCCGCCACGGGCTGCGCTGGTTCGAGCTCGACATCACCTGGGCCCACATCCGGGTGCTGCGCGCCCTGGGTCTGGCGCGCCGGCTGCGGCTGGCGCCGATGCCAGGCTCCGGGCGCTGA